The Geoalkalibacter sp. genomic interval ATTGGAGGCCTACCACGGCGGGGCGAACCGCGACGAGGTCGATTATCTCATCAGCCTTGCGCGACGCCGCAACCTGATCGTCACCGGCGGGTCGGACTATCATGGCTTTGCCGGCGATGAGGGGCGCATCGGCTGGTGTCGCGGGGTGCTGCCCATCCCTTATGCCTGCGTCGAGGAAATCCAGGCCGCCTTGCTCAGGCGTCGCGAAGCTGCTAGCCGATAAGGCCCTGTTCGTGGGGTCTGGCGCGTCGCGCTGCGCCCCGGCCGACGCTAAGGGGCACTCCCCGTCGGGGATATGGCCGGTCGACCTGTCGGGATTCTGGCGCGCTCCCCGGCTGCCGGCGCTGACAAAATCCGTGCTCAGCCAGAATATCTAAGTGATTTCTTGCGTTTGCAAAAAGGGTTTTCTTGAGCTTAAAGCCTGTGGTATAAACCTTGCTCATGTTATCGGTCGGAATGTTTAAAAAGCCCTTATCCGGCCTATCTTTGACTACCGAGGAGAATACCCGAGATGCAGTCGTCCGAATTTCAGGAGCAGAGCTCCCTCTGCCCGCTGAACCGTCGAACCTTCATCAAAGGTCAGCTTATTGCCTTGGCCGCCCTGGCGCTTCCCGCCCCGGCACTGGCCTTGGCCCGACCTTCCGCCCGTGAACGCTCCCTGTCCTTCTACAACACGCACACCGGGGAAAATCTCAAGAACGCTGTTTATTGGGTCAATGGCGGTTATGTGGAGGAAACCCTCGAGGACATCAGTTTTCTGCTGCGCGATTTCCGCCAGAACGAAACAGCGCCCATCGACCCCGCGCTGCTCGACCAGATTTTCGCCTTGCGCAAGACCCTGGGCGTCAAAAATCCCGTGCACATCATTTCCGGCTACCG includes:
- a CDS encoding DUF882 domain-containing protein; its protein translation is MQSSEFQEQSSLCPLNRRTFIKGQLIALAALALPAPALALARPSARERSLSFYNTHTGENLKNAVYWVNGGYVEETLEDISFLLRDFRQNETAPIDPALLDQIFALRKTLGVKNPVHIISGYRSPLTNQMLREQGRGVARRSLHMDGRAVDLRIPGCDLRTVQRAAIRMQRGGVGYYPRSNFVHLDTGAVRSW